One genomic region from Anguilla rostrata isolate EN2019 chromosome 2, ASM1855537v3, whole genome shotgun sequence encodes:
- the LOC135244673 gene encoding mitochondrial import receptor subunit TOM20 homolog has translation MMGGKTSAIAAGVCGALFVGYCIYFDRKRRSDPNFKNRLRERRRKQKLAKEKAGLSKLPDLKDPEAVQKFFLEEIQLGEELLAQGDYEKGVDHLTNAIAVCGQPQQLLQVLQQTLPPPVFQMLLTKLPTISQRIVTAQSLAEDDIE, from the exons ATGATGGGCGGTAAAACAAGCGCGATTGCTGCGGGGGTCTGCGGGGCCCTGTTCGTCGGGTACTGCATTTACTTCGACAGAAAACGGCGGAGTGACCCCAACTTCAAGAACAGATTGCGAGAAC GAAGGAGAAAGCAGAAGTTAGCAAAAGAGAAGGCAGGACTTTCAAAG CTTCCTGACCTGAAGGACCCAGAGGCCGTGCAGAAATTCTTCCTGGAGGAGATTCAGCTTGGGGAGGAACTGCTCGCCCAGG GAGACTACGAGAAGGGCGTGGATCACCTGACCAACGCCATCGCCGTGTGCGGGCAGCCCCAGCAGTtgctccaggtcctgcagcagACCCTGCCCCCGCCCGTCTTCCAGATGCTTCTCACAAAACTACCTACGATCAGCCAG CGTATCGTCACTGCACAGAGCTTGGCCGAAGATGACATTGAGTGA
- the rbm34 gene encoding RNA-binding protein 34: MKKKSTGNSEPSEVPEQTDSYVVGQISGSLFPKKSSSGSGHLAALFNTESSASSVLFVPAPKPVAKATEKNTEDAGSARPAVQTQKKVAKKKEKSAAEEKLENRESSLQNADVEEEDGVKKTAKKGKRKAADAGRGEEEEGAPARKKKAVNMAEERIKNKRTVFVGNLPVSCTRKALQILFKEHGQIESIRFRCVTREDPSISLKVAAIQRKVHPKRQNINAYIVFKSEEGAEKALLRNGLEIEKGFHIRVDRASKSTAHDHKRSIFVGNLPYDVNELPLRTHFEDCGKVEAVRLVRDRHSGMGKGFGYVLFESADAVQLALKLDGSELAGRKIRVKRSVKKEKLKKAAPGKGPRAGAAKKPGKGDAATAKDSGKATGPQRGPKGGLKGRPERGPQNKPSSGPPQRRLGKPLGGTSFKGEMATPGGDKAKKGKGPKKKKFKPRKRDQAVHI, from the exons ATGAAAAAGAAATCTACAGGAAACAG CGAACCCTCGGAGGTACCCGAGCAGACGGACAGCTATGTGGTGGGACAGATATCGGGCAGTTTGTTCCCGAAGAAATCCTCATCTGGCTCCGGGCACTTAGCTGCTTTATTCAACACCGAGTCCTCCGCTTCTAGCGTGCTGTTTGTACCTGCACCAAAG CCGGTCGCAAAAGCCACAGAGAAGAACACAGAAGATGCAGGGTCTGCAAGACCGGCTGTTCAGACACAAAAGAAGgtggcaaaaaagaaagaaaaatctgcGGCCGAGGAAAAGCTGGAAAACAG GGAAAGCTCTTTGCAAAACGCCgatgtggaggaggaggatggggtgaAGAAGACGGCCAAGAAAGGCAAACGCAAGGCTGCTGATGCGGGgcgaggggaggaagaggagggggcgCCGGCTCGGAAGAAGAAGGCCGTCAACATGGCGGAAGAGAGGATAAAGAACAAGAGGACGGTGTTCGTGGGGAACCTCCCGGTCAGCTGCACCAGGAAG GCCCTGCAGATTCTCTTCAAAGAACACGGCCAGATTGAGTCCATCCGGTTCCGCTGTGTG ACACGGGAAGACCCATCCATCTCCCTGAAAGTGGCAGCTATACA GCGAAAGGTCCATCCCAAACGACAGAACATCAACGCCTACATTGTTTTCAAAAGCGAAGAAGGGGCAGAAAAGGCATTACTAAG GAACGGCCTGGAGATTGAGAAGGGCTTCCACATCCGAGTCGACCGAGCGTCCAAATCTACTGCC CATGATCACAAGAGATCTATATTCGTTGGAAATCTACCATATG ACGTGAACGAGCTTCCCCTGCGGACTCACTttgaggattgtgggaaggtGGAGGCTGTGCGTCTGGTGAGGGACAGACACTCCGGGATGGGAAAGGGCTTCGGCTACGTCCTGTTTGAG AGCGCAGATGCAGTGCAGCTGGCCCTGAAGCTGGACGGCTCTGAGCTGGCGGGCAGGAAGATTCGGGTGAAGCGCTCCGTGAAGAAGGAGAAACTGAAAAAGGCGGCCCCAGGGAAGGGCCCCAGAGCCGGAGCCGCCAAGAAGCCCGGGAAGGGAGACGCAGCCACAGCAAAGGACTCTGGGAAAGCAACGGGGCCGCAGAGGGGGCCGAAAGGGGGGTTGAAAGGACGGCCTGAGAGGGGACCCCAAAACAAGCCCTCCTCAGGCCCCCCTCAGCGTAGGCTGGGCAAACCGCTCGGGGGGACGTCTTTTAAGGGGGAAATGGCCACTCCTGGGGGCGACAAAGCCAAGAAGGGCAAAggaccaaagaagaagaaattcaAACCGAGGAAACGAGATCAGGCTGTCCACATTTGA